The sequence below is a genomic window from Uranotaenia lowii strain MFRU-FL chromosome 2, ASM2978415v1, whole genome shotgun sequence.
taatctaaaaaaaaacaattcatcaTTATCCTAAACAAAGCAAAATCTTTAATCAGAAGTACCTCTTTCATTTCGGCCAATGTATCATCTACATCGTCCAGGGTGATACCGGAACTAGCAAAGGCATTCTTCAATGCGACCGAACCTAATTTGTATGCTTCGATAACATTGCGATCGCTTTGAGAATCGTGTATTCTAGCCAACATCGTTTGAACGTTTTCTAGCACGTTCAttttcttttccaaatttttctccAGTAGGTGTTTCTTCCTTAGATTTGTTTTGGCTAGCTGTTTGCGTCCGTCCCGAATGTTTTCCTTCACGGTGTCAAGCGCGCCAGAAATTTCTTTTTCGAGACGATCCAAAACTTTAAGCAGTCTTGCTCAGTTTGTTCCAAGTTGTAGATAGAGCGTTCGATGTCAGTAATTGGTAAAGCTCGACTTCCAGGTGTAGCAAATTTGAGAATAGTTGTATTCTTTTTACCCACTTCCGTAGGAGATTCAATGTAAACACGTTGCCTGCAACGCATATCATGTAATATCAAATCTAGTCCTTCTTCAGTGATCCCGCTTTCTTTAACCATTTGGATCAGGTTTCCCAGAGAAAGCAACGCGTTGTGCTTACTTTCTTTGGTAAGGATTTTATCGAGAGTGTCAGATTGATCctgcaatttttaaatcattagttacaaaattttaacaacctCAGTTGAAAATGTACCTTAACTATTTCCACACAGATAAATTCCGCATTTTCATCCTTGCTGTTACTTCCGATAATCTTCTCCTTAACTTTACCGAAGCCCCATCCGAGAGGTCGCTTGACCAGCAAATCCACTGCCCAACCGGACCAGCTTTCCTGTGGAAACTTGGCAAATTCCTCCCGTCCCAGCATCTGACCTTCCCGAATCATATCCTCGAAAACGACCGGTAAACAGTATGGGCTGGTTCCTTTACGCTTAAATACTCGCTTCAGTTCTACGATCGTTACCGCGGGGGAGCCTTTGTAGGCGCAGTATTGCTGGATAAGTTCcttccaaaatttcatttttgagtcGTAGTTTTCGGGATTGACGGTTCGCGAACGGAACTCCGAGAGCAGCACCCCCATGCGTGAGTCATCGCGCCATTCTTCCGGGTAGAATGATTCTTCCAGCACGTAGACCTGCTGCGTAGTGTTCGTTGCTAAGGACTTACGTGACATTTTCCTGGAGTTGAGCTCAAAATTTTCCTGTGATTACACGCAATGAAAATTCGTTGCATCCCACgagtgattatttttttgaattttgtttagcctggtttgtttacatttttaattacacgctattttttttatctgattctGCAGTATTTGATTCGCAAAAAATACTCATTAATAAGTAAATAATTTAGTTCtcatttaaaagctttttttgttAGTAGTTTTGATAgtataatataatttttatacatataaaaaaattgttttaaaaccaGTATTAACTGCACAATAtcttgcacaaaatttgaatattaaatcttaaattttaagatCTGCAAATGTGCGAAACCAA
It includes:
- the LOC129744199 gene encoding LOW QUALITY PROTEIN: charged multivesicular body protein 7 (The sequence of the model RefSeq protein was modified relative to this genomic sequence to represent the inferred CDS: inserted 1 base in 1 codon), producing MSRKSLATNTTQQVYVLEESFYPEEWRDDSRMGVLLSEFRSRTVNPENYDSKMKFWKELIQQYCAYKGSPAVTIVELKRVFKRKGTSPYCLPVVFEDMIREGQMLGREEFAKFPQESWSGWAVDLLVKRPLGWGFGKVKEKIIGSNSKDENAEFICVEIVKDQSDTLDKILTKESKHNALLSLGNLIQMVKESGITEEGLDLILHDMRCRQRVYIESPTEVGKKNTTILKFATPGSRALPITDIERSIYNLEQTEQDXLKVLDRLEKEISGALDTVKENIRDGRKQLAKTNLRKKHLLEKNLEKKMNVLENVQTMLARIHDSQSDRNVIEAYKLGSVALKNAFASSGITLDDVDDTLAEMKEIMDQQDEMQTMLSTPQSTDTDDLELEQELADLIDQKLAENNIIVQPVAPIVLPAAASASGGTVPIVAHQGIPTPTIAQLNDFDKEIEKRLAALRMDVPSTPAVSASSIGNASLRVEPSTPIG